From a region of the Pseudanabaena sp. ABRG5-3 genome:
- a CDS encoding alpha-D-glucose phosphate-specific phosphoglucomutase, whose protein sequence is MSIKVVSTSPFADQKPGTSGLRKKVTVFQTPNYLENFVQSIFDSLEGFAGQTLVVGGDGRYYNRHAIQVILKMAAANGFGKIMVGRGGILSTPAASCVIRKYNAFGGIILSASHNPAGKDGDFGIKYNTGNGGPAPEKITDAIYDITKSISEYKILEASDLDLDRIGETKLGDTVVEVIDSVADYAELMESLFDFDRIKLLLASPDFSLRFDGMHAVTGPYAQEILVNRLGAPASALQNCVPLEDFGDGHPDPNLVYAHDLVEVLYGDDAPDFGAASDGDGDRNMILGKKFFVTPSDSLAILAANAHHVPAYKGGLAGIARSMPTSQAPDRVAARLGIESYETPTGWKFFGNLLDAGKATLCGEESFGTGSNHVREKDGLWAVLFWLNVLAARQQSVEAIVKEHWQLYGRNFYSRHDYEGVDSDRANTLVNNLRNKFAELKGQKFGNYEVAFADDFSYTDPVDGSVSNNQGIRIGFTDDSRIVFRLSGTGTQGATLRLYVESYEPNIAKHSIDTQEALKELIEIADQIAQIKVLTGREQPTVIT, encoded by the coding sequence ATGAGCATAAAAGTCGTTTCCACTTCCCCATTTGCTGACCAGAAGCCCGGTACTTCTGGACTTAGAAAAAAAGTTACCGTTTTTCAAACGCCTAACTATCTCGAAAATTTCGTTCAATCCATATTTGATAGCCTCGAAGGATTTGCAGGACAAACCCTCGTCGTCGGTGGTGATGGACGCTACTACAACCGTCATGCCATCCAAGTAATCCTCAAAATGGCAGCCGCCAATGGTTTTGGCAAGATCATGGTTGGACGTGGTGGCATTTTATCTACACCTGCTGCCTCCTGTGTCATTCGTAAATACAATGCCTTCGGTGGAATCATCCTCTCCGCAAGTCATAACCCCGCAGGTAAAGATGGCGACTTCGGCATCAAGTACAACACAGGTAATGGTGGTCCCGCACCCGAAAAAATCACCGATGCCATCTATGACATCACCAAGAGCATTAGTGAATACAAAATCCTTGAAGCCAGTGACCTCGACCTCGATCGCATAGGCGAAACCAAACTCGGCGATACGGTTGTGGAAGTGATCGACTCCGTTGCAGACTACGCGGAATTGATGGAATCGCTCTTTGATTTCGATCGCATTAAATTATTACTTGCCTCCCCAGATTTCAGCCTGCGCTTCGATGGAATGCACGCGGTAACTGGTCCCTATGCTCAAGAAATTCTAGTTAATCGTTTAGGCGCACCTGCTAGCGCTTTGCAAAATTGCGTACCGCTTGAAGACTTTGGCGATGGACATCCTGACCCCAACTTGGTCTATGCCCATGATCTCGTTGAAGTGCTTTATGGCGATGATGCTCCTGACTTTGGTGCGGCTTCCGATGGCGATGGCGATCGCAATATGATCCTTGGCAAAAAATTCTTTGTCACTCCTAGCGACAGCCTCGCAATTCTCGCCGCCAATGCCCATCATGTCCCTGCCTACAAAGGTGGACTTGCAGGTATTGCCCGTTCCATGCCCACCAGCCAAGCTCCCGATCGCGTTGCTGCGAGACTTGGAATCGAGAGCTATGAAACACCGACGGGTTGGAAATTCTTTGGTAACTTGCTCGATGCAGGTAAGGCAACTCTTTGCGGTGAAGAAAGCTTTGGTACTGGCTCTAATCACGTTCGCGAAAAGGATGGACTTTGGGCAGTCTTATTCTGGCTAAATGTTCTGGCGGCACGTCAGCAATCGGTCGAGGCGATCGTCAAGGAACATTGGCAGCTTTATGGACGTAATTTCTACTCCCGCCATGACTATGAAGGCGTAGATAGCGATCGCGCCAATACCCTTGTTAATAATCTCCGTAATAAATTTGCTGAATTAAAAGGTCAGAAATTTGGCAATTACGAAGTTGCCTTTGCTGATGATTTTAGCTATACCGATCCTGTCGATGGCAGTGTTAGCAATAACCAAGGTATCAGAATTGGCTTCACCGATGATTCGCGGATTGTCTTCCGTCTGTCGGGTACTGGCACTCAAGGTGCAACTCTCCGTCTATACGTCGAGAGCTATGAGCCAAATATTGCTAAGCATTCCATTGATACACAAGAGGCTCTGAAGGAGTTGATCGAAATTGCCGATCAAATTGCTCAAATTAAAGTCTTAACAGGACGCGAGCAACCTACGGTAATTACATAA
- a CDS encoding tetratricopeptide repeat protein codes for MTQRTARQWIINGVLIVITLSFLGVSIAPLIGGLFAPPTQQAANPNQNTSEQERIKIQIEGFEAVLKSDPKNQTALIGLVNLRNQLGKTKETIEPLQTLADSFPDTPEYRMTLAKTYLELKDPKNAAAEYRKILTTKPGYIPALQSVVGLELNDKRPEAAIGLLQDTLKTAETANKIQANTVDTGSVRWILGEVYRQQNRLDDSIATYDQMIKENAKDFRPYVGKAQLKQVQGKEDEAKKLFDKGLELAPAEFKDEVKRLASLAPQKQPFTSPAQSPSTTPETKKP; via the coding sequence GTGACTCAACGTACAGCAAGGCAATGGATTATTAATGGGGTCTTAATCGTAATTACGCTCTCATTTTTGGGCGTATCGATCGCACCACTGATTGGTGGTCTTTTTGCTCCACCTACGCAGCAAGCTGCTAATCCCAATCAAAACACCTCAGAACAGGAGCGGATTAAAATCCAAATTGAGGGTTTTGAGGCTGTACTCAAAAGCGATCCTAAAAATCAAACCGCACTAATTGGCTTAGTCAATCTCCGCAACCAATTAGGCAAAACTAAGGAAACTATCGAGCCATTACAGACTCTTGCCGATTCTTTTCCAGATACGCCTGAATATCGGATGACCTTAGCAAAAACTTATCTCGAACTCAAAGATCCAAAAAATGCGGCGGCGGAATATCGCAAGATTTTAACGACAAAACCGGGGTATATTCCCGCATTGCAAAGTGTAGTTGGGCTTGAGCTAAATGATAAGCGTCCTGAAGCTGCGATCGGGTTACTTCAGGATACGCTCAAGACTGCGGAAACTGCCAATAAAATCCAAGCAAATACTGTAGATACAGGTTCAGTGCGTTGGATTCTCGGTGAAGTCTATCGCCAACAAAACCGCCTTGACGATTCGATCGCTACCTACGATCAAATGATTAAAGAAAATGCCAAGGATTTCCGACCCTACGTTGGTAAGGCGCAGTTAAAACAAGTCCAAGGCAAAGAAGATGAGGCAAAGAAACTCTTTGATAAAGGTTTAGAGTTAGCTCCTGCCGAGTTTAAGGATGAAGTAAAACGTCTGGCTTCTCTAGCTCCTCAAAAACAACCCTTTACATCTCCTGCTCAATCGCCTAGCACAACACCCGAAACTAAAAAACCTTAA
- a CDS encoding APC family permease, whose protein sequence is MASPVPSSNKSELLQNLKNWLLAGSHSAKDHPDKNDEPSHKHSDKHSWWQVMCLTGVDYFSTLGYQPGIAALAAGALSPIATLILLLLTLFGALPIYRKVAAISPHGEGSLAMLEHLLTWWQGKLLVLCLLGFVATDFIITITLSAADATAHIVENPLVPAFFHGQVVPITLVLIALLGAIFLKGFREAIGLAVILVAIYLLLNLVTVSVGLHEIFIHPEAIANWQKAVFANNQNPLMLLGISLLVFPKLALGLSGFETGVAVMPLVNGYGEDTEEKPKGRIKNTHKLLTSAAWIMSFFLLTSSIVTTLLIPAAEFEAGGKANGRALAFLTHQFFGDILGTIYDLSTISILWFAGASAMAGLLNIVPRYLPRYGMAPNWTLVVRPLVLVYTAIAFIVTLIFQANVEAQGGAYATGVLVLMSSAAFAVTLASHKQRKRTEVILFGIITFIFIYTTIANIVERPDGIKIAAIFIGIIVVTSLVSRVWRSTELRADHIEMDELAQSFIETTADHTVRIIAHRPNRGDEQEYRQKEQDTRQEHHLPVDDPLIFLEIKVSDPSEFAGTIYIQGHQVGKHRILRSRGAAVPNTIAAILFEIRERTQKLPHAYFGWAEGNPLQYLMRFILFGEGDIAIVTREVLRTAEKDPKRRPGIHVGG, encoded by the coding sequence ATGGCTTCACCTGTCCCCTCTTCTAATAAATCTGAGTTACTTCAAAACTTAAAAAATTGGCTCTTAGCAGGCAGTCATTCTGCCAAAGATCATCCTGACAAGAATGATGAACCTTCCCATAAACACAGCGATAAGCATAGCTGGTGGCAGGTGATGTGTTTAACGGGTGTGGACTATTTCTCTACCCTTGGCTATCAACCGGGGATTGCCGCCCTTGCCGCAGGTGCGTTGTCACCGATCGCGACATTGATCTTGCTGTTACTAACTCTGTTTGGCGCATTACCAATTTACCGTAAAGTGGCGGCGATCAGCCCTCATGGGGAAGGCTCCCTCGCAATGTTGGAGCATTTGTTGACATGGTGGCAGGGCAAGCTATTGGTTCTTTGCTTGTTAGGATTTGTGGCGACGGACTTTATTATTACCATTACTCTGTCAGCCGCCGATGCGACCGCCCATATTGTGGAAAACCCCCTAGTCCCCGCATTTTTTCATGGGCAGGTAGTACCAATCACGTTAGTCCTAATTGCCTTACTAGGTGCGATTTTCCTGAAGGGTTTTCGTGAAGCGATCGGCCTTGCTGTCATTTTGGTGGCTATATATTTGTTGCTGAACTTGGTTACTGTGTCCGTAGGTTTGCATGAAATATTCATCCATCCCGAAGCGATCGCCAATTGGCAAAAAGCTGTCTTTGCGAATAATCAAAATCCATTGATGCTATTAGGTATTTCGTTATTGGTATTTCCCAAGCTTGCTCTAGGACTATCAGGATTTGAAACAGGCGTAGCCGTAATGCCTCTAGTCAATGGATATGGTGAAGATACAGAAGAAAAGCCTAAGGGACGGATTAAAAATACCCATAAGTTGCTAACGAGTGCCGCTTGGATTATGAGCTTTTTTCTGCTCACCAGTAGTATAGTTACGACCCTTTTGATCCCTGCGGCAGAGTTTGAGGCAGGTGGTAAAGCAAATGGTCGCGCCCTTGCTTTTTTAACTCACCAGTTTTTCGGTGATATCTTGGGGACTATTTACGATCTCAGCACCATCTCGATTCTGTGGTTTGCGGGAGCCTCGGCAATGGCAGGGCTACTGAATATCGTGCCGCGTTACCTACCGCGCTATGGGATGGCTCCCAACTGGACATTGGTAGTACGTCCCTTGGTTTTGGTTTATACCGCGATCGCCTTTATAGTCACCTTAATTTTTCAGGCAAATGTGGAAGCTCAAGGTGGAGCCTATGCAACAGGGGTGTTGGTGCTAATGAGTTCTGCTGCCTTTGCCGTAACCTTGGCATCCCATAAACAGCGTAAACGTACTGAAGTCATACTGTTTGGGATCATTACCTTTATATTTATCTATACAACGATCGCGAATATTGTTGAAAGACCAGATGGGATCAAAATTGCAGCAATTTTCATTGGAATTATTGTTGTGACCTCATTGGTATCACGGGTGTGGCGATCAACGGAGTTACGGGCAGATCATATAGAAATGGATGAACTTGCCCAGAGTTTTATCGAGACTACTGCCGACCATACAGTACGGATTATTGCCCACCGTCCTAATCGCGGTGATGAACAGGAATATCGCCAAAAAGAACAAGATACGCGCCAAGAACATCATTTACCCGTTGACGATCCTTTGATTTTCTTAGAAATCAAAGTTTCCGATCCCTCTGAGTTTGCGGGAACGATTTATATCCAAGGGCATCAGGTAGGCAAACATCGAATTTTGCGATCGCGTGGTGCGGCTGTACCCAATACGATCGCTGCAATTTTATTCGAGATTCGCGAACGTACCCAAAAACTTCCCCATGCCTATTTTGGTTGGGCTGAGGGTAATCCGCTCCAATACTTGATGCGCTTTATTCTGTTTGGTGAGGGTGATATTGCGATCGTGACACGCGAGGTGTTACGCACTGCCGAAAAAGATCCGAAACGCCGTCCTGGTATTCATGTCGGTGGTTAG
- a CDS encoding FHA domain-containing protein gives MLKLRIFNTKIPQELESVHISPETSKKNDFLIGRAPYCDVPLSNPTVSREHCKISFLDDQYYFTDLGSTNGSQINNIAREALKAFRLAVNDTIQLGDFTLLVEEITVYSQLDNLFEEEEEPTEPSIAHLYPSVTTEMSSGDRKSDRAVDIVASMVEASVDPSQYMPLAVLDPHEIPRWTKGNLTLKCVNIIAETADVKTFSFVTTPPHLFTYKAGQFITLETAIDGVEVSRSYSISSTPSRPHSLEITVKQDPSLNPEDFTIFEDLMSNWLHNNFNVGSQIRARGAFGNFTCFDYPSQKLLFLSAGIGIPPMMSMARWIYDTHSDCDVVFFHCARSPQDIIYQQELELMAARSPKFHLAITVTRPTVQQPWIGLRGRLTTAMLEMIAPDWRDRTVFVHGPEGFMQSTKSLLEGMGFPMQQYHEEDFDETENPSNPSQSKDEPLAN, from the coding sequence ATGCTAAAACTTAGGATTTTCAATACCAAGATTCCTCAAGAGCTAGAATCTGTTCACATATCACCTGAAACTAGTAAGAAGAATGATTTTCTAATTGGTCGCGCACCATATTGTGATGTACCTCTCAGCAATCCCACTGTTAGCCGAGAACATTGCAAAATCTCGTTTTTAGACGATCAATATTACTTCACTGATTTAGGCAGTACTAACGGCTCCCAAATCAACAATATTGCCCGTGAAGCTTTGAAAGCTTTTCGTCTTGCAGTGAACGATACAATTCAACTAGGTGACTTTACGCTCTTAGTTGAAGAAATTACGGTCTATTCTCAGTTAGATAATTTATTTGAAGAAGAAGAAGAACCTACTGAGCCATCAATTGCTCATTTATATCCTTCTGTTACTACAGAGATGTCATCTGGCGATCGGAAGAGCGATCGTGCCGTAGATATTGTGGCTTCTATGGTTGAAGCTTCTGTGGATCCTAGTCAATATATGCCACTTGCTGTCCTTGATCCCCATGAGATTCCTCGCTGGACAAAGGGAAATCTTACTTTGAAATGTGTCAATATCATTGCCGAAACCGCCGATGTCAAGACCTTTAGCTTTGTGACTACGCCTCCCCATTTATTTACCTATAAAGCAGGACAGTTCATTACTCTAGAAACAGCAATTGATGGCGTAGAAGTGTCACGTTCTTATTCTATTTCCTCAACTCCATCACGTCCCCATTCTCTCGAAATTACCGTTAAACAAGATCCTTCGCTAAATCCTGAAGATTTTACAATCTTTGAGGATTTGATGTCCAATTGGCTGCATAACAATTTCAATGTGGGTTCACAAATCCGTGCTAGGGGAGCATTTGGCAATTTCACTTGTTTTGATTATCCTTCTCAAAAGTTACTATTTCTATCGGCTGGTATTGGCATTCCGCCAATGATGTCCATGGCTCGATGGATTTATGACACTCATTCCGATTGTGATGTAGTGTTTTTCCATTGTGCGCGCAGTCCACAGGATATTATCTATCAACAGGAATTAGAACTGATGGCAGCACGATCACCTAAGTTTCATTTAGCTATTACGGTCACTCGCCCCACAGTGCAACAACCATGGATAGGGCTACGTGGTAGATTGACCACTGCAATGTTGGAAATGATTGCTCCTGATTGGCGCGATCGCACTGTATTTGTACATGGACCTGAAGGCTTTATGCAAAGCACAAAATCTTTGTT